The window GGAACGGCAAAAATAAGTCAGGCAAGTTATTTATTTTGTCATCAGTTAGAACATACAGCTCCTCATGTTTGTTAGTATTTCACATTCATCATTACATTTATTTGCTTACTTACAAATTGGTATGAAGTGCTACTTTGTTTTCCAGCCAAATAAATTACAAACTGTAGATATCACAAACGTTATACAGAAATATGAATTACACGTGAACGGGATACAAGGATCAGAGGGAGGGGAGACAGAAAGAGATGCTCGCTCTTAAGGATTTAACCCAAATTATGCTGAGAAAGAGGATCTGAATGCTTGGAAGTCTGTGCTGCATGTTGTGTACACAGTAACATATCCGCTCGGTTTAATATTTGCCAGGCAAATCACAAAGCCCTCTCAGGCTACAGCAGCATATAATCTCCTTGAATGTTTTCCTGAGCTCCTGACTCCGGAATGCATAGATGAGTGGATCAATGATGGAATTGCACATAATAAGGATGAGGTAGAAGTTGAAGTGGGACATGAAGCACACACAGTAAGGGTTGTAGGGGCAGGAGATGTAGAAAATCAGGTGCAGGAAAAATGGAGCCCAGCACACAACAAAAACTCCAATCAGGATGGTGAGAGTGATGGCCCCTTTCATGTTGGCCCCTTGGCGAATAGGGCCAGTCCCTGGAAGAACAGCAATCTTTTTGATATGCATCCGAGCCATCATGAACATGTGGACATAGAGGGATGCCATGAGAATGAGCATAGTGAAGAACATGCTAATAAGGCAGATGATGACAACACTGCTGTCAGAGTAGATGATGAACAAAATGCCTGAGACTGTGCAAGCAGCCCAGATGCATGTGATGATGACCCCTACGCGCTTCACGGTCATGATATTATGGTACTGGAGGGCATAAAAGATAGTAAAGTACCTGTCCACTGCTATTGAGAGGAGGCTGCAAATTGATGCAAGCAAGGAACTGCAAATCACTGAGTCAATGACATTGTCAATGTTTATGGTAAAGCTCTGTGCATCTGTGTCTGTATTGTTTAGCAGCGTGATGACAATAGTTTCTGATCCGTTAGATACACTCACTAGCATGTCAGCCACTGCCAAGCTACAGATGAAGAAGTACATGGGCGAATGGAGGTTCTTGTTCTTGGCTATCGCCACAATGACCAAGACGTTCTCCAGCAAGCTGATGATGCCCAGAGTCACAAACACTTCGGGGGATACAAAGAGTTGCTCATAGCAGCCTCCAGAGGAATGGCCCTTTGCATTGGGCTCGCTGGCACCTCCGTGTGGTCCATAGCTGTGGTTCCAGAAATGGAGTGGCTGGAGTGTCCCACGGTGCTGGGTGAAATTCATCTTATGGAGACCCCCTTTCAGCTTCCTGCTTTTAAAACTCTTGTTCCTTTTGCATTCCTTTGAAAACcttcttttgcttttcagcttgggaagaaaagaaaaataagccagCGCCGAGGCAGGCAGCAGTTCAGAACACTTTGACTGCCGTTACAAAATAAGGGTTCAAACTCAGAAATGCTGGTTTACTCTCTCACAGATGCAGTTTCTGATCATCACATTTAGCTTGGTGATCTATGTCACAGAGTCCCAACAGTCTGTAAGTTTGCATCAGATTCTCCCCTATGGTCAGTTCCTGTTTAGTTCACTGGTATACTGCaaggtttttttgttcctttccattAAGAGAGGCAAACATAAAATGCCCAAGTGACAGCTGCGGAGCAGAAACTAATTTCAAACTGCAAGCACCAGTCTCGCTGTCAGACAGTGCATGCTGGCTGCCTGTTTTATGGTGTGTGGAGGAGAAAAATATTCAGGGCACTCTCCGCCTCTGCTTTGCCTTCCAGCCAATAGGGCTTGGCAGCTGCAGAAAGTCGAGGGGCTGCTGATTCTGAGCCTCTCTGAAACATCACACAGCACAGCAGATTCAGATGCAGCACGAGCTACCAGTAGCTACAGGAAAGCCGATGGGCTACcagagatttattttccttctttaactTCTCAGAATAGtattttaatactgatttttaattAGCAGTTGTTACAGAACTGTACTAGCAATCTTACAGAATTCCTGCAGCTgaactgacagattttttttttcagactgtgaTTTACTGTGATTTACTCTTGCCTATTCTGTGGCACAAAATTGCTTTGCCTTGTATATgtggcaaaacagaaaaaggacaagGAAACAAGACAATACTTATTTCCTCTTGGTTCTCTCTCACAGATCTCCCTTGCATTTCTAACTTTTCTGTGCCTTAGTTGTCCATTTGCAAGATGTGTTGTTGTAAGGTTGCATTATACTCTCTAAACTTCTTACAATTTTTAAGAAATGGAGACCAT of the Larus michahellis chromosome 2, bLarMic1.1, whole genome shotgun sequence genome contains:
- the MC4R gene encoding melanocortin receptor 4 encodes the protein MNFTQHRGTLQPLHFWNHSYGPHGGASEPNAKGHSSGGCYEQLFVSPEVFVTLGIISLLENVLVIVAIAKNKNLHSPMYFFICSLAVADMLVSVSNGSETIVITLLNNTDTDAQSFTINIDNVIDSVICSSLLASICSLLSIAVDRYFTIFYALQYHNIMTVKRVGVIITCIWAACTVSGILFIIYSDSSVVIICLISMFFTMLILMASLYVHMFMMARMHIKKIAVLPGTGPIRQGANMKGAITLTILIGVFVVCWAPFFLHLIFYISCPYNPYCVCFMSHFNFYLILIMCNSIIDPLIYAFRSQELRKTFKEIICCCSLRGLCDLPGKY